The sequence below is a genomic window from Streptomyces sp. V1I1.
ATGCGCTCGGTCGTCACCGTCCCGCTCAAGGTCGAGGGCCGCCTCACCGGCTCCCTCGGAGTCGCGGCCGAATCCTCGGGCCGCTACTCCAACGAGGAGGCCCTGCGCCTCCAGTTCGCCGCCGACCGCATCGCCCTGGCCGTCGAATCGGCCCGCCTGGGCGAACTGGAACGACTGCGCCGCGGCTCACTCTCCTTCCTCGTCGAGGCCTCCGACCTGCTCGCCGGAACCCTCGACCGGGACCAAACCCTGGCGCTGATGGCCCAGATGACGGTCCCTACCCTCGCCACCTGGTGCGCCGTCTACACCATCGCCGACCAGGCATCCGAGCCGTACCTCAGCTACGTACTCCACGAGGACGAGGAGCGGATCGACGGCCTCAAGGCCCTACTGTCCAAGATCGACCCGCCCGACCCGGTGCCCACGCCCGGCGCCCGCGTCTGGACCGCCCCCGCCGAGGCCGGCCAGGCAGCCGCACTGCGCACCTCCAAGCGCGAACTCGGTCTCGGCTCCACACCACCGGTCTCCTCCGGTATCGGCACCACCCTCGCCACGGCCGCCGCGGTCGGCGGCGAGACGGTCGTTCTGCCCCTCGTCGCCCGCAACCGCGTCATCGGCATGCTGACCCTCGGCAAGCCGTCCGACGACCACTTCCGCCAGGAGATCCTGGAACTCGCGGAGGACCTATCCCGCCGGGCGGCCCTCGCCCTCGACAACGCCCGCCTGTACTCCGAGCGCATGGCCATCAGCCAGTCCCTCCAGCGCAGCCTGCTGCCGCCGGAACTCCCCCAGATCCAGGGCGTCGAGGTCGAGGTCATCTACCGCGCGGCCGGCGAAGGCAACGAAGTCGGCGGCGACTTCTACGACCTCTTCCCGATCCGCGACGGCGCGTACGGCTTCGCCATCGGCGACGTCTGCGGTACGGGCCCGGAAGCCGCGGCCGTCACCGGTCTGGCCCGCCACGCCCTGCGCCTGCTCGCCCGCGAGGGCTTCGGCGGCCCCGCCGTCCTGGAGCGCCTGAACGCCGCGATCCTCGACGAAGGCGCCCGCAGCCGCTTCCTGACGCTCCTTTATGGCGAGTTGTGGCCACAGGAGGACGGCAGCGCGGTCCTCAAGGTCGTCTGCGCCGGCCACCCGCTCCCACTCCGCCTGCGCCAGGACGGCAGCGTGGAACCCGCGGCCGAACCGCAGCCGCTCCTCGGCGTCATGGACGACCTGGAGCTGTACGAGCAGATGGTGACTCTCGACCCGGGCGACGTTCTGCTCTGCGTCACGGACGGCGTCACCGAACGCCGCGAGGGAACACGCATGCTGGGCGACGACGGACTCGTCGACGTTCTCACCACGTGCACGGGCCTCACGGCCGGCGCGGTCGCCTCCCGCGTCCTGCGCGCTGTCGAACGCTTCGCCGCCGAACCGGCCTCCGACGACATGGCGATTCTCGCGATGCGCGTCCCGGAGCCCCGCAAGCCCTGAACACGAAGAAGGCCCCCGCCAGTTGGCGGGGGCCTTCTTCGCTATTGAGCCCCAATACGGAATCGAACCGTAGACCTTCTCCTTACCATGGAGACGCTCTACCGACTGAGCTATTGGGGCCTGCTGCGCTGCGGCAACGGGATAGATCATACCCCGAACACACGGCTGCTTCGAACCAGCCATTCCTCTGGACCGCCCGATCTCGTCCTGCCACCATGCGCCAATGCTGACAGGCCCGAGAACGCCCAAGGTCGCCGTCGCCGTCGCCGTGGCCTTCCTCCTGGCCGGCTGCGGCTCGGACGACGACGATGACACGAAGAAGAAGCCCAAAGCCTCCCCTGCGGCCAAGGAGTCCCCACGCCCCGGCGACCAGCGCGTGACAATCACCTGGAAGGGCCAGAAGCGTGTGTACGCGGTCCACGCTCCGCCTGCTTACACCCCGGCCAAGAAGCTGCCCTTGGTCATCGCGATGCATCCGTACCCGAGCGACGGCGTCTATGCCGCCAAGCTGACCGGCTTCAATGCCAAGGCCGACAAGAAGGCTTCCTCGTCGCTTACCCCGACGGCCTCAATCAGGCCTACAACGCACTGATCTGCTGCGGCAGCGAGGACGACGTCGGCTTCATCTCCACCATGACGAAGCGCCTCCTCACCACCTGGCAGGCCGATCCGGACCGCGTCTATGCAACGGGCATCTCCAACGGCGCCGACATGGCGTTCAAGCTCGCGGTCGAGCTTCCTGGAACCCTGGCGGCGATAGCCCCGGTGAGCGGCGGCTACATCGGCCCATCCGCGAACGACGCCGCTTACATGCCGAAGTCCCCGGTCTCCGTGGTCACCTTCGTCGGCGGCCTCGACCAGAACCACAACATCATGGAGATCGGCATCATCACCTGGCACGAACGCCTTGCCTGCAAGGCCGGCCCAGCAGTGAAGGTCAAGGACAACAACACCCGCACACCCGCGAAGTGCCGGGACCAGTCGGAGTTCCTGACGTACCGCCTCCCGGACATGGGCCACAACTGGCCCGGCAGCAACGACCCAGGAATGGGCGATCCGGTGACCGGCGTCAATGCCACGGACCTCATCTGGGAGTTCTTCAAGGCGCATCCCAGGAAATCGTCCTGAACGCGAAAATGCCTCAGTCCCCGGACAAGGTCCGGGGACTGAGGCTAAAAATTGTTCGGCGGCGTCCTACTCTCCCACAGGGTCCCCCCTGCAGTACCATCGGCGCTGAAAGGCTTAGCTTCCGGGTTCGGAATGTAACCGGGCGTTTCCCTAACGCAATGACCACCGAAACTCTATGAAGATATCGATCCGGAGCCCCGGCCATGGGGGCTCGACAGTTCGTTACTTCAGAACTGACACAGTGGACGCGAGCAACTGAGGACAAGCCCTCGGCCTATTAGTACCAGTCAGCTTCACCGGTTGCCCGGCTTCCACATCTGGCCTATCAACCCAGTCGTCTACTGGGAGCCTTACCCTCTCAAGGAGGTGGGAGTCCTCATCTCGAAGCAGGCTTCCCGCTTAGATGCTTTCAGCGGTTATCCTTTCCGAACGTAGCCAACCAGCCATGCCCTTGGCAGGACAACTGGCACACCAGAGGTTCGTCCGTCCCGGTCCTCTCGTACTAGGGACAGCCCTTCTCAAGACTCCTGCGCGCGCAGCGGATAGGGACCGAACTGTCTCACGACGTTCTAAACCCAGCTCGCGTACCGCTTTAATGGGCGAACAGCCCAACCCTTGGGACCGACTCCAGCCCCAGGATGCGACGAGCCGACATCGAGGTGCCAAACCATCCCGTCGATATGGACTCTTGGGGAAGATCAGCCTGTTATCCCCGGGGTACCTTTTATCCGTTGAGCGACGGCGCTTCCACAAGCCACCGCCGGATCACTAGTCCCGACTT
It includes:
- a CDS encoding SpoIIE family protein phosphatase, with product MAEPGVETRTRSSVITARAAASFDPVGRSVATARAFVRDTLQGWGYSDVVDDAVVLTSELVTNAVVHAGTAADVLCLRTDEGVRVEVADRYPEREIPIQGTGRSLGSLDRENGRGLLLCAALASRWGVEYSPTFKQVWFQLDLPQRPVGTRSAGPVLPIPLLPVADERVRVAVTQIDRSGSISVWNEDAEHLFGYAAEQVMGKPLTDFAAWPQTPGIGTGIAEALQLSRWEGSYGIRGTDGRVVPVYASHLRVRDTGGEPSTVCLLVRDDERAVLQTPQRAPVTETGAESHATDPFEVFIGSPAPEDLDGLLQRTVERARDMLDGDAAFLLLATDDETELEVRATTGLPSARQRFARVPVEAGTGRYGSARMPAVHEDLTAVPGAVPLLNSTGMRSVVTVPLKVEGRLTGSLGVAAESSGRYSNEEALRLQFAADRIALAVESARLGELERLRRGSLSFLVEASDLLAGTLDRDQTLALMAQMTVPTLATWCAVYTIADQASEPYLSYVLHEDEERIDGLKALLSKIDPPDPVPTPGARVWTAPAEAGQAAALRTSKRELGLGSTPPVSSGIGTTLATAAAVGGETVVLPLVARNRVIGMLTLGKPSDDHFRQEILELAEDLSRRAALALDNARLYSERMAISQSLQRSLLPPELPQIQGVEVEVIYRAAGEGNEVGGDFYDLFPIRDGAYGFAIGDVCGTGPEAAAVTGLARHALRLLAREGFGGPAVLERLNAAILDEGARSRFLTLLYGELWPQEDGSAVLKVVCAGHPLPLRLRQDGSVEPAAEPQPLLGVMDDLELYEQMVTLDPGDVLLCVTDGVTERREGTRMLGDDGLVDVLTTCTGLTAGAVASRVLRAVERFAAEPASDDMAILAMRVPEPRKP
- a CDS encoding PHB depolymerase family esterase, translating into MTKRLLTTWQADPDRVYATGISNGADMAFKLAVELPGTLAAIAPVSGGYIGPSANDAAYMPKSPVSVVTFVGGLDQNHNIMEIGIITWHERLACKAGPAVKVKDNNTRTPAKCRDQSEFLTYRLPDMGHNWPGSNDPGMGDPVTGVNATDLIWEFFKAHPRKSS